One genomic segment of Theobroma cacao cultivar B97-61/B2 chromosome 6, Criollo_cocoa_genome_V2, whole genome shotgun sequence includes these proteins:
- the LOC18595252 gene encoding uncharacterized protein LOC18595252 isoform X2: MKMLLRSSSTPILNSWLPHSKDCSSPEPDFPNLQRNRSVYSPSPLDDHKQKLTQTLADISIQNGTPKPRKKKDKAIIPTSHSVDKHAKQESDQVKESKPNSCSIRRLFSSSGLGEKIVDEDGEDSIVMQTPVMGGGAGNDGGKICGGGGRGGGSDAGDDGGVSGCFESNNHGSDSTDVYYQKMIEANPGNPLLLGNYAKFLKEIRGDFAKAEEYCGRAILMNPDDGNVLSLYADLIWQNQKDAHRAKSYFDRAVKTAPDDW, translated from the exons ATGAAAATGCTGCTGAGAAGCTCATCAACACCAATCTTAAACTCGTGGTTACCTCACTCGAAAGACTGTTCATCACCAGAGCCAGACTTTCCAAATCTCCAAAGAAACAGATCAGTCTACTCTCCTTCTCCCTTAGATGACCACAAGCAAAAACTAACACAAACCTTGGCTGATATCAGTATCCAAAATGGTACACCgaaaccaagaaaaaagaaggacAAAGCCATAATACCAACATCTCACTCTGTTGACAAACATGCAAAGCAAGAAAGTGATCAAGTCAAAGAGTCAAAACCCAACTCTTGCTCAATCCGAAGACTGTTTTCAAGTTCTGGGTTGGGAGAAAAAATAGTGGATGAAGATGGCGAAGACAGTATTGTGATGCAGACACCAGTGATGGGTGGTGGAGCAGGAAATGATGGTGGTAAAATCTGTGGTGGTGGTGGAAGAGGAGGAGGGTCAGACGCTGGAGATGATGGCGGTGTCTCAGGGTGCTTTGAGAGCAATAATCATGGGAGTGATAGCACTGATGTCTACTATCAGAAGATGATTGAAGCAAATCCTGGCAATCCGCTTTTGCTTGGGAATTATGCCAAGTTTTTAAAAGAG ATTAGAGGAGATTTTGCGAAAGCAGAGGAGTACTGCGGAAGAGCAATTCTGATGAATCCAGATgatgggaatgttttgtctCTCTATGCTGATCTAATTTGGCAAAACCAAAAGGATGCTCATAGAGCCAAAAGTTACTTTGATCGAGCTGTTAAAACTGCCCCGGATGACTGGTAA